The following proteins are encoded in a genomic region of Brachypodium distachyon strain Bd21 chromosome 1, Brachypodium_distachyon_v3.0, whole genome shotgun sequence:
- the LOC100836834 gene encoding glycine-rich protein 1 isoform X2, translating into MEDSVGEEERREQEEAMAQGKERGEEEQELEQDAGAGRVEEEQVAEEGGFLSSMASKIGAAMSGTNGSGSPEPGDVGEANGNGIAVAASDGEGGEEEKEDCNGGGGIFHRLLSSSPASSPSASAETEEEKRGGKDEDEGGEQAAGILSTVASKIGLAMSGANGSGGSEEDAKQASNGDVGHSEGEVKNEGDESTGGAGIVKQIIANLPNSDTRGPNAEEASMLIAIIDD; encoded by the exons ATGGAGGATTCGgtgggcgaggaggagaggagggagcaggaggaggccatggcgcAGGGGAAGGAGCGCGGggaggaagaacaagaactGGAGCAAGACGCGGGCGCTGGTcgtgtggaggaggagcaggtggCTGAGGAGGGTGGGTTTCTGAGCAGCATGGCGTCCAAGATCGGCGCGGCCATGTCTGGCACCAATGGGAGCGGCAGCCCAGAGCCTGGGGACGTTGGTGAAGCCAATGGCAACGGAATCGCGGTTGCCGCTTCTGACGGCGagggtggggaggaggagaaggaagactgcaatggcggcggcgggatctTCCACAGGCTCCTCTCCAGCTCGCCTGCTTCTTCCCCGTCAGCCTCAG CAGAAACAGAGGAAGAGAAAAGGGGAGGGAAAGATGAGGACGAAGGCGGCGAGCAGGCTGCTGGGATACTGAGCACCGTGGCTTCTAAGATCGGCCTGGCCATGTCCGGCGCCAATGGCAGTGGCGGCAGCGAGGAAGACGCCAAGCAGGCGAGCAATGGAGACGTTGGTCACAGTGAAGGCGAGGTAAAGAATGAGGGAGATGAGTCGACCGGCGGCGCTGGGATCGTTAAACAGATCATAGCAAACCTCCCCAATTCAG ATACTCGGGGACCGAACGCTGAAGAGGCATCCATGCTCATCGCCATCATCGACGACTAG
- the LOC100824631 gene encoding gamma-interferon-inducible lysosomal thiol reductase isoform X1 produces MAARVNSFFLLAALLPLIGASAAVAAGNGDAGKVRLALYYESLCPFSASFVVENLTRVFKDGLLEAADLTLVPYGNAEVGADRSISCQHGPDECLLNTVEACAMDAWPDLKVHFGFINCVEDLVMKRRRGEWESCFNKLGLDSKRVTDCYKSERGHELSLKFGKLTDALVPPHKYVPWVVVDGQPIGEDYENFLFYVCKAYKGQPPKVCHGSGSRRPFIKEVVKAGNGVSYNSGGVEPDRSDDDSN; encoded by the exons ATGGCCGCCCGCGTCAAcagtttcttcctcctcgcggcgCTCCTCCCGCTGATCGGCGCCTCCGCTGCTGTCGCGGCGGGGAACGGGGACGCCGGGAAGGTGCGCCTGGCGCTCTATTACGAGTCGCTGTGCCCCTTCTCAGCGAGCTTCGTGGTGGAGAACCTCACCAGGGTCTTCAAAGACGGCCTCCTCGAAGCCGCCGACCTCACCTTGGTCCCGTACGGTAACGCCGAGGTCGGCGCGGACCGCTCCATCTCATGTCAG CATGGCCCTGATGAATGCCTTCTGAACACCGTGGAAGCTTGCGCCATGGACGCCTGGCCGGATTTG AAGGTGCATTTCGGTTTCATCAACTGCGTGGAGGACCTGGTGATGAAGCGTAGGCGTGGGGAGTGGGAGTCCTGCTTCAACAAACTGGGGCTTGACTCCAAGCGTGTCACCGACTGCTACAAGAGTGAGCGTGGTCACGAG CTTTCGCTGAAGTTTGGGAAATTGACTGACGCGCTTGTTCCTCCACACAAGTACGTTCCATGGGTGGTAGTCGACGGGCAGCCGATCGGAGAG GATTACGAGAACTTCTTATTTTACGTCTGCAAGGCGTACAAGGGCCAACCTCCCAAGGTTTGTCATGGTTCGGGCAGTCGCCGTCCATTCATTAAAGAGGTAGTGAAGGCAGGCAACGGTGTCAGTTACAACTCCGGCGGTGTTGAGCCTGATCGTTCTGATGATGATAGTAATTGA
- the LOC100836834 gene encoding protein qua-1 isoform X1, translating into MEDSVGEEERREQEEAMAQGKERGEEEQELEQDAGAGRVEEEQVAEEGGFLSSMASKIGAAMSGTNGSGSPEPGDVGEANGNGIAVAASDGEGGEEEKEDCNGGGGIFHRLLSSSPASSPSASADLICVGAAETEEEKRGGKDEDEGGEQAAGILSTVASKIGLAMSGANGSGGSEEDAKQASNGDVGHSEGEVKNEGDESTGGAGIVKQIIANLPNSDTRGPNAEEASMLIAIIDD; encoded by the exons ATGGAGGATTCGgtgggcgaggaggagaggagggagcaggaggaggccatggcgcAGGGGAAGGAGCGCGGggaggaagaacaagaactGGAGCAAGACGCGGGCGCTGGTcgtgtggaggaggagcaggtggCTGAGGAGGGTGGGTTTCTGAGCAGCATGGCGTCCAAGATCGGCGCGGCCATGTCTGGCACCAATGGGAGCGGCAGCCCAGAGCCTGGGGACGTTGGTGAAGCCAATGGCAACGGAATCGCGGTTGCCGCTTCTGACGGCGagggtggggaggaggagaaggaagactgcaatggcggcggcgggatctTCCACAGGCTCCTCTCCAGCTCGCCTGCTTCTTCCCCGTCAGCCTCAG CCGATTTGATTTGTGTCGGGGCAGCAGAAACAGAGGAAGAGAAAAGGGGAGGGAAAGATGAGGACGAAGGCGGCGAGCAGGCTGCTGGGATACTGAGCACCGTGGCTTCTAAGATCGGCCTGGCCATGTCCGGCGCCAATGGCAGTGGCGGCAGCGAGGAAGACGCCAAGCAGGCGAGCAATGGAGACGTTGGTCACAGTGAAGGCGAGGTAAAGAATGAGGGAGATGAGTCGACCGGCGGCGCTGGGATCGTTAAACAGATCATAGCAAACCTCCCCAATTCAG ATACTCGGGGACCGAACGCTGAAGAGGCATCCATGCTCATCGCCATCATCGACGACTAG
- the LOC100824017 gene encoding mitochondrial import inner membrane translocase subunit TIM22-4 — translation MASPESSAAAAGAGTDAASQSAVVEPIRMPTAEEINGQDIWNNCAVRSVVSGVMGGGLGVLMGLFFGALDNPIMAEEMTARQQIVYTAKQMGRRSMSNAKTFAVMGVIFSAAECVVEKARAKHDTTNTAVAGCVTGGALAVKGGPQAACVGCAGFAAFSVLIEKFFDRHT, via the exons ATGGCTTCCCCGGAGTCATCAGCGGCGGCTGCCGGGGCGGGTACCGATGCGGCGAGCCAGTCAGCTGTGGTGGAACCGATCCGGATGCCGACGGCGGAGGAGATCAATGGGCAGGACATCTGGAACAACTGCGCCGTTCGGAGCGTCGTCAGTGGTGTCATGG GGGGTGGTCTTGGTGTGCTTATGGGATTATTTTTTGGAGCTTTGGACAATCCAATAATGGCAGAGGAGATGACAGCAAGACAACAAATCGTCTACACGGCAAAGCAGATGGGTAGGAGAAGTATGAGCAATGCCAAAACCTTTGCAGTCATGGGTGTGATTTTCTCTGCAGCTGAATGCGTCGTAGAGAAG GCACGGGCGAAGCATGACACTACCAATACAGCAGTAGCTGGCTGTGTCACAGGAGGGGCTTTAGCTGTAAAGG GTGGCCCTCAAGCTGCATGCGTTGGGTGCGCGGGTTTTGCTGCCTTCTCAGTGCTGATAGAGAAGTTCTTTGATCGCCATACCTGA
- the LOC100836834 gene encoding glycine-rich protein 1 isoform X3, whose product MEDSVGEEERREQEEAMAQGKERGEEEQELEQDAGAGRVEEEQVAEEGGFLSSMASKIGAAMSGTNGSGSPEPGDVGEANGNGIAVAASDGEGGEEEKEDCNGGGGIFHRLLSSSPASSPSASETEEEKRGGKDEDEGGEQAAGILSTVASKIGLAMSGANGSGGSEEDAKQASNGDVGHSEGEVKNEGDESTGGAGIVKQIIANLPNSDTRGPNAEEASMLIAIIDD is encoded by the exons ATGGAGGATTCGgtgggcgaggaggagaggagggagcaggaggaggccatggcgcAGGGGAAGGAGCGCGGggaggaagaacaagaactGGAGCAAGACGCGGGCGCTGGTcgtgtggaggaggagcaggtggCTGAGGAGGGTGGGTTTCTGAGCAGCATGGCGTCCAAGATCGGCGCGGCCATGTCTGGCACCAATGGGAGCGGCAGCCCAGAGCCTGGGGACGTTGGTGAAGCCAATGGCAACGGAATCGCGGTTGCCGCTTCTGACGGCGagggtggggaggaggagaaggaagactgcaatggcggcggcgggatctTCCACAGGCTCCTCTCCAGCTCGCCTGCTTCTTCCCCGTCAGCCTCAG AAACAGAGGAAGAGAAAAGGGGAGGGAAAGATGAGGACGAAGGCGGCGAGCAGGCTGCTGGGATACTGAGCACCGTGGCTTCTAAGATCGGCCTGGCCATGTCCGGCGCCAATGGCAGTGGCGGCAGCGAGGAAGACGCCAAGCAGGCGAGCAATGGAGACGTTGGTCACAGTGAAGGCGAGGTAAAGAATGAGGGAGATGAGTCGACCGGCGGCGCTGGGATCGTTAAACAGATCATAGCAAACCTCCCCAATTCAG ATACTCGGGGACCGAACGCTGAAGAGGCATCCATGCTCATCGCCATCATCGACGACTAG
- the LOC100837450 gene encoding sphinganine C4-monooxygenase 1 translates to MPLVALGCFLGRLVVEGDDLVLVQLLRGEETQTRIPLPMQEEILALLARFSACEVQHIYREGNQVAHILCQQAYHTRTLHDLFYFQLLLDPASSMMFSDEAVAAVVPIVVYWTYSGVHTALGHGRVLDKYRLNTKDEEESKNTVSKRAVLGNVLMQHLMQLVAVIVLTPVIAGRGARTGGDSSAVYLTAARQIAVAVVLYDGYRYAWHRLAHRSRFLYRHLHSWHHRLLVPYAFGAKYGHPSVWNGAAYHGVHHQPRGVRYNFSDLFFVTWDKAFGTHMPYAVEERPGSGGGLTLRPVPPPKQL, encoded by the exons ATGCCACTCGTCGCTCTGGGTTGCTTCCTGGGCAGGCTGGTGGTGGAGGGCGACGACCTGGTGCTGGTGCAGCTTctccgcggcgaggagacGCAGACGCGCATACCGCTTCCCATGCAGGAGGAGATCCTCGCGCTGCTTGCCCGGTTCTCCGCGTGCGAGGTGCAGCACATCTACCGCGAGGGCAACCAGGTCGCCCACATCCTGTGCCAGCAGGCGTACCACACTAG GACATTGCACGATCTGTTTTACTTCCAACTGCTACTCGATCCGGCGTCCAGCATGATGTTCTCGGACGAAGCTGTGGCCGCCGTGGTGCCCATCGTGGTGTACTGGACCTACTCCGGCGTGCACACGGCGCTTGGCCATGGTCGGGTCCTGGACAAGTACAGGCTCAACACCAAGGACGAAGAGGAGAGCAAGAACACGGTTTCCAAGCGCGCCGTCCTCGGGAACGTCCTCATGCAGCACCTCATGCAGCTCGTCGCCGTCATCGTGCTCACCCCG GTGATAGCAGGAAGAGGggcgaggacgggcggcgactcGTCGGCGGTGTACCTGACGGCGGCTCGGCAGATCGCGGTGGCCGTGGTGCTGTACGACGGGTACCGGTACGCGTGGCACCGGCTGGCGCACCGGAGCCGGTTCCTGTACAGGCACCTCCACTCGTGGCACCACCGTCTCCTGGTGCCCTACGCGTTCGGCGCCAAGTACGGGCACCCA TCGGTCTGGAACGGGGCCGCGTACCACGGCGTGCACCACCAGCCCCGCGGCGTCAGGTACAACTTCTCCGACCTCTTCTTCGTCACGTGGGACAAGGCGTTTGGGACGCACATGCCCTACGCCGTCGAGGAGAGGCCCGGGTCAGGCGGGGGGCTCACGCTCCGCCCGGTGCCGCCGCCCAAGCAGCTTTAG
- the LOC100824631 gene encoding gamma-interferon-inducible lysosomal thiol reductase isoform X2: protein MAGSRRVLPLLLLLSSALGSLLPPAAAGKVPLALYYESLCPYCSRFIVNHLAGIFDNGVIDAVELQLFPYGNAHVRGSNNTISCQHGPDECLLNTVEACAMDAWPDLKVHFGFINCVEDLVMKRRRGEWESCFNKLGLDSKRVTDCYKSERGHELSLKFGKLTDALVPPHKYVPWVVVDGQPIGEDYENFLFYVCKAYKGQPPKVCHGSGSRRPFIKEVVKAGNGVSYNSGGVEPDRSDDDSN from the exons ATGGCTGGTTCCCGTCGTGTCCTCccgctcctcctgctcctaTCGTCCGCCCTCGGCTCTCtcctgccgccggccgccgccgggaagGTCCCCCTCGCGCTCTACTACGAGTCGCTCTGCCCCTACTGCTCGCGCTTCATCGTCAACCACCTCGCCGGGATCTTCGACAACGGGGTCATCGACGCCGTGGAACTCCAGCTCTTCCCCTACGGCAACGCCCACGTCCGCGGCTCCAACAACACCATCTCGTGCCAG CATGGCCCTGATGAATGCCTTCTGAACACCGTGGAAGCTTGCGCCATGGACGCCTGGCCGGATTTG AAGGTGCATTTCGGTTTCATCAACTGCGTGGAGGACCTGGTGATGAAGCGTAGGCGTGGGGAGTGGGAGTCCTGCTTCAACAAACTGGGGCTTGACTCCAAGCGTGTCACCGACTGCTACAAGAGTGAGCGTGGTCACGAG CTTTCGCTGAAGTTTGGGAAATTGACTGACGCGCTTGTTCCTCCACACAAGTACGTTCCATGGGTGGTAGTCGACGGGCAGCCGATCGGAGAG GATTACGAGAACTTCTTATTTTACGTCTGCAAGGCGTACAAGGGCCAACCTCCCAAGGTTTGTCATGGTTCGGGCAGTCGCCGTCCATTCATTAAAGAGGTAGTGAAGGCAGGCAACGGTGTCAGTTACAACTCCGGCGGTGTTGAGCCTGATCGTTCTGATGATGATAGTAATTGA
- the LOC100824326 gene encoding myb-related protein Zm38, with amino-acid sequence MLLPCVHFSRFSPYMYYHYHPRSDLAGQGGTGVWCLVLDRKGEETRRGSMGRPPCCDKANVKKGLWTPEEDAKLLAYTSNHGTGNWTSVPQRAGLKRCGKSCRLRYTNYLRPNLKHESFTQEEEELIVTLHAMLGSRWSLIANQLPGRTDNDVKNYWNTKLSKKLRQRGIDPLTHRPIADLMQSIGTLAIRPPPAAAASSSSPYFPINNPAAPPPLPLLQDDDVSYHAALQQKQEVITLLDADAPGAAASPDHHHHQQLKWSDFLADDAAAALEAAAPPAQFQEAAAVAGGGGLSARACGGDIGGGVGIGGGGAGDDGAASSAFIDAMLDSDRKMGVDQLIAELLADPAYCYGACCGSSSSEMGWGC; translated from the exons ATGTTGTTACCGTGTGTGCATTTTTCCCGATTTTCCCCTTATATGTATTACCACTACCACCCCCGCAGTGATCTTGCCGGCCAGGGGGGCACCGGAGTTTGGTGCCTTGTTCTTGATAGAAAGGGAGAGGAGACTAGGAGAGGGTCCATGGGGCGGCCGCCGTGCTGTGACAAGGCGAACGTGAAGAAGGGGCTGTGGACGCCTGAGGAGGACGCCAAGCTGCTGGCCTACACGTCCAACCATGGCACCGGCAACTGGACCTCCGTCCCGCAGAGAGCAG GGCTGAAGCGGTGTGGGAAGAGCTGCAGGCTGAGGTACACCAATTACCTGAGGCCCAACCTGAAGCACGAGAGCTTTacgcaggaggaggaggagctcatcGTCACCCTCCATGCCATGCTCGGAAGCAG GTGGTCTCTGATCGCGAACCAGCTGCCGGGGCGCACCGACAACGACGTGAAGAACTACTGGAACACGAAGCTGAGCAAGAAGCTGCGTCAGCGCGGCATCGACCCACTCACGCACCGCCCCATCGCGGACCTCATGCAGAGCATCGGCACCCTCGCCATCCGccccccgcccgccgccgccgcctcctcttcctccccctaCTTCCCCATCAACAACccagctgcgccgccgccgctcccgctgCTGCAGGACGACGACGTCTCGTACCACGCCGCCCTGCAACAGAAGCAGGAGGTCATCACGCTCCTCGACGCGGACGCgcccggggcggcggcgtcgccggatcaccaccaccaccagcagctcaAGTGGAGCGACTTCCTCGCCGAtgacgccgcggcggcgctcgaggcggccgcgccgccggcgcagtTCCAGGAGGCTGCCGCGGTGGCCGGTGGAGGCGGATTATcggcgcgcgcgtgcggcGGCGACATTGGGGGTGGTGTCGGCatcggcggaggcggcgccggggatGACGGCGCGGCGTCGTCGGCGTTCATCGACGCGATGCTGGACAGCGACAGAAAGATGGGCGTGGACCAGCTCATCGCCGAGCTGCTCGCTGACCCGGCCTACTGCTACGGTGCCTGTTGCGGCTCCTCGTCCTCGGAGATGGGGTGGGGCTGTTGA